A single genomic interval of Juglans regia cultivar Chandler chromosome 1, Walnut 2.0, whole genome shotgun sequence harbors:
- the LOC108992089 gene encoding probable inactive leucine-rich repeat receptor-like protein kinase At3g03770, with product MGYLCMLLLVVLFIPSTNALQTSQTQVLLQLRKQLEFPSSLQILENYDGDFCSLSSSAHMSISCQDSSVTQLKIMGDKPVKVSEFSGFAIRNKTLSESFSIDSFVTTLTRLPSIRVLSLVSLGIWGPLPDKIHRLSSLELLDLSSNFMYGSIPPALSRLVKLHTLILDGNYFNESVPAWLDSFSNLTILSLKSNGLKGQIPFSVCKIKTLTNLALSHNELSGKLPDFSTLTGLHVLDLRENHLDSELPVMPEVLVTALLSKNLFSGKIPEQFGNLGQLQHLDLSFNHLSGTPPAALFSLPNISYLNLGSNMLSGSFPNELSCSGKLGFVDISSNKFIGGLPSCLSSNSDKVVVKFGENCLSIDSQHQHQGSYCEEAIKRGKQSKGRNIAVVVAVIVGAFLVMVLLVVGALLLCREFRSRRTHAQHTLPKMVQENIPAASELLANARLISQALKLGTQGAPVCRLFAFEELKEATNGFDSSRFLGEGSMGKLYRGRLENGTSVAIRALSLVKKCSNQNLKVRLDLLSKLHHPHLVGLLGHCLDGSGQDDSSGKKVFLVYEYVPNGNYRTHLSDSFPEKVLKWSDRLQILIGVAKAVHFLHTGVIPGCFNNQLKTNNILLDEHRIAKLSDYGVFIVTGEIEKFQVKGEGSKPCQQTNVQDDVYNFGFILLESLVGPIASGQGEAFLLNEMASFGSQDGRRRIVDPVVLTTCSQESLSIVISITNKCLSPEPSSRPSFEDVLWNLQYAAQVQATSDADQKSDSTS from the exons ATGGGGTATTTGTGCATGCTGCTTCTTGTCGTTCTGTTCATTCCAAGTACTAATGCGTTGCAAACCTCTCAGACCCAAGTCTTACTACAGCTAAGAAAGCAGTTGGAGTTCCCTTCCTCATTGCAAATTTTGGAAAACTACGATGGAGATTTCTGTAGCCTATCTTCATCTGCACACATGAGCATCTCATGTCAGGACAGTTCCGTTACTCAACTAAAAATTATGGGAGATAAGCCTGTCAAGGTCAGTGAGTTCAGTGGATTTGCAATTCGCAACAAGACTCTTTCTGAAAGTTTCTCCATTGATTCCTTTGTCACCACATTGACAAGGCTGCCCAGCATAAGGGTTCTTAGCTTAGTGTCCTTGGGGATTTGGGGACCACTTCCGGATAAGATTCATAGGCTATCTTCGCTTGAACTTCTGGACTTGAGCTCAAATTTTATGTATGGTTCAATTCCACCTGCGCTATCCAGATTAGTGAAGCTTCATACATTAATACTGGATGGCAATTATTTCAATGAAAGTGTCCCTGCTTGGTTGGACTCATTTTCAAACCTCACCATTTTGAGTTTGAAGAGTAATGGATTGAAGGGTCAGATTCCTTTTTCGGTATGCAAGATCAAGACACTCACTAACCTTGCACTGTCCCACAATGAGCTTTCTGGAAAATTACCTGATTTTAGTACTTTAACAGGTCTACACGTATTGGATTTAAGAGAAAACCATTTAGATTCTGAACTACCAGTAATGCCCGAAGTGTTGGTTACAGCACTACTGAGCAAGAACTTGTTCTCGGGCAAGATTCCTGAGCAATTTGGTAATTTGGGTCAGCTTCAACACCTCGATCTATCTTTCAACCATCTGAGTGGAACTCCTCCTGCTGCGTTGTTCTCTTTACCAAACATCAGCTATTTGAATTTAGGTTCCAACATGCTCAGCGGGTCATTTCCAAATGAGTTAAGTTGTAGTGGCAAACTTGGGTTTGTTGATATATCTAGTAACAAGTTTATAGGTGGGCTTCCTTCTTGCTTGAGCAGCAATTCAGATAAGGTAGTCGttaaatttggtgaaaattGCTTGTCCATTGATTCCCAACATCAACATCAAGGATCATATTGTGAAGAAGCCATTAAGAGGGGTAAACAATCCAAAGGAAGAAATATAGCGGTAGTGGTTGCTGTCATTGTTGGAGCTTTTCTTGTTATGGTGCTTTTGGTAGTCGGGGCTCTATTATTGTGTAGAGAATTCCGTTCAAGAAGGACACACGCGCAGCATACATTGCCAAAGATGGTGCAAGAGAATATACCAGCTGCCTCTGAACTGCTTGCAAATGCTA gGCTCATTTCTCAAGCATTAAAGCTAGGGACACAAGGAGCCCCCGTGTGCCGATTATTTGCTTTTGAAGAGTTGAAGGAAGCGACAAACGGCTTTGATTCATCTAGGTTTCTTGGTGAAGGCTCTATGGGGAAG cTTTACAGAGGGCGATTGGAGAATGGGACCTCTGTAGCCATACGGGCTCTATCTTTAGTGAAGAAATGTTCTAATCAAAACCTTAAAGTTCGTCTTGATCTGCTCTCAAAGCTTCACCATCCACATTTAGTTGGCCTCTTGGGTCATTGCCTTGATGGTAGTGGACAAGATGATTCCAGTGGCAAGAAAGTTTTTCTTGTATATGAATATGTTCCTAATGGGAATTACCGTACCCATTTGTCAG ATAGTTTTCCAGAGAAGGTTCTTAAATGGTCAGATAGACTTCAAATTTTAATTGGAGTTGCCAAGGCTGTTCATTTCTTACATACTGGAGTAATTCCCGGTTGTTTCAATAACCAACTGAAGACGAACAATATATTGCTTGACGAGCATCGGATTGCTAAGCTAAGTGACTATGGGGTGTTCATCGTCACAGGGGAAATCGAAAAATTTCAG GTGAAGGGAGAAGGCTCAAAACCATG CCAACAAACAAATGTACAGGATGATGTTTACAACTTTGGGTTTATATTGCTTGAATCACTTGTTGGGCCCATTGCGAGTGGACAAGGAGAAGCATTTCTCCTAAATGAAATG GCATCCTTTGGCAGTCAGGATGGTAGAAGGCGGATTGTGGATCCTGTTGTGTTGACTACTTGCTCGCAGGAGTCATTATCAATTGTGATATCCATCACAAACAAATGCCTATCTCCTGAGCCATCATCTCGACCCTCTTTCGAAGATGTTCTTTGGAACTTACAGTATGCAGCTCAAGTCCAGGCCACTTCTGATGCTGATCAGAAATCAGATTCTACATCGTAG